In Rhizobium sp. N324, a single genomic region encodes these proteins:
- a CDS encoding AbrB/MazE/SpoVT family DNA-binding domain-containing protein: protein MNVTIRKIGHSEGIIIPKEVLARLGLKTGDSLEVKLQNGGINMKPVNEDFPRQLEAARNFVDKYKVALKKLAE from the coding sequence ATGAACGTTACAATCCGCAAGATCGGTCATTCCGAGGGGATTATTATCCCTAAGGAAGTTCTGGCCCGTCTTGGATTGAAGACGGGTGATTCACTGGAAGTGAAGCTGCAAAACGGCGGCATCAATATGAAGCCGGTCAATGAGGATTTCCCTCGTCAGCTGGAAGCGGCACGAAATTTCGTAGACAAGTACAAGGTCGCGTTGAAAAAGCTGGCGGAATAA
- a CDS encoding arginyltransferase, with product MNTQTTPSPQFYLTAPAACPYLPHEMERKVFTHLVGPRAAEMNDILTQGGFRRSQNIAYRPACESCRACVSVRILAQEFEPTKSMKRVLAANSDVIATEFTAQPSSEQYSLFRRYLDYRHQQGGMSDMTVLDYAIMVEDTHVNTRIVEYRRREEGSGLEQRPKGELLAAALTDTMSDGLSMVYSYFNPDIERRSLGTFMILDHVRRTKALGLPHVYLGYWVQGSRKMDYKTRFQPQEHLTPRGWERFDPSSMPESPHD from the coding sequence ATGAATACGCAGACAACGCCATCCCCGCAGTTTTATCTGACGGCTCCGGCTGCGTGTCCGTATCTGCCGCATGAGATGGAGCGTAAGGTGTTCACCCATCTGGTGGGCCCGCGCGCCGCCGAGATGAACGACATCCTGACCCAGGGCGGTTTCCGCCGATCCCAGAACATCGCCTACCGCCCGGCCTGCGAATCCTGTCGCGCCTGCGTTTCCGTACGGATTCTCGCCCAGGAATTCGAGCCGACGAAATCGATGAAGCGGGTGCTTGCCGCCAATTCCGACGTCATCGCCACCGAATTCACGGCCCAGCCTTCCAGCGAGCAATATTCGCTTTTCCGCCGCTATCTCGATTATCGCCACCAGCAGGGTGGCATGTCCGACATGACCGTGCTCGACTATGCGATCATGGTCGAGGACACGCATGTGAACACGCGAATCGTCGAATACCGCCGGCGTGAAGAAGGCTCCGGGCTGGAGCAGCGACCGAAGGGCGAGCTGCTTGCCGCTGCGCTGACCGACACGATGAGCGACGGGCTGTCGATGGTCTATTCCTACTTCAACCCCGATATCGAGCGGCGATCGCTCGGCACCTTCATGATTCTCGACCATGTCAGGCGTACGAAGGCGCTCGGCCTGCCACATGTCTATCTCGGTTACTGGGTTCAAGGGTCGCGAAAAATGGACTACAAGACACGCTTCCAGCCGCAGGAGCATCTGACCCCACGCGGCTGGGAACGTTTCGATCCCTCATCCATGCCCGAGAGTCCCCACGACTAA
- a CDS encoding DUF6163 family protein produces the protein METDSPTIPKRTLADILFILFLRLVAVSCFWFGLQYWAMLVGYSLVGAGRFDLLSLPWKVASTSLAVLFPVASLGLWLTVSWGPVIWVLAAGGQILMYGLLPDIFGPNKLIILLHLIVAVVYWIFRLLLWLEKRRHRRQVSVDLP, from the coding sequence ATGGAAACCGATTCCCCGACGATACCGAAACGCACGCTGGCGGATATACTCTTCATTCTCTTCCTGAGGCTGGTCGCCGTTTCGTGCTTCTGGTTCGGCCTGCAATATTGGGCGATGCTCGTCGGCTATTCGCTGGTCGGCGCCGGCCGCTTCGATCTTTTGAGCCTGCCGTGGAAGGTGGCGAGCACCAGTCTTGCCGTGCTTTTTCCCGTCGCCTCCCTCGGCCTCTGGCTGACCGTCTCCTGGGGGCCGGTCATCTGGGTGCTGGCGGCCGGCGGGCAAATCCTGATGTATGGCCTGCTGCCGGATATTTTCGGCCCGAACAAGCTGATCATCCTGCTGCATCTGATCGTCGCCGTCGTCTACTGGATTTTCCGCCTGCTGCTCTGGCTGGAAAAGCGCCGTCATCGCCGCCAGGTAAGTGTTGATTTACCCTGA
- a CDS encoding DMT family transporter produces the protein MFPTALSDHRKGLLLTAIGGLALSMDIPLVRLGGGDIWSVLGMRSAATVLATLVILGAMRLASGKWPILVPGRPGLFAGLLYGLSSLTFVLAIFNTTTANVVFIVAFNPMFGALLSWIFLKERPQAATLIAMFFMILGVGLIVREGLSSGHFFGDAMALLSALILAAAITIGRASRREMGFVPLLAAILPAALGLAQALPSGLSIAHPGWILLNGAIVMPVAFWCLATGPRYLSAPEVGMFYLLETVLAPIWVWLIFSETPATMTLIGGGILMAAIAGHCFWMARGSSRPLAE, from the coding sequence ATGTTCCCCACCGCTCTTTCCGATCATCGGAAGGGTCTGCTGCTGACGGCGATCGGCGGGCTGGCGCTTTCCATGGATATTCCGCTCGTCCGTCTTGGCGGTGGCGACATCTGGTCGGTATTGGGGATGCGAAGCGCGGCCACGGTCCTCGCCACGCTCGTCATCCTTGGCGCGATGCGCCTGGCCTCTGGCAAATGGCCGATCCTCGTCCCGGGGCGGCCCGGCTTGTTCGCCGGTCTGCTCTACGGCCTCTCCTCCCTCACCTTCGTGCTGGCCATCTTCAACACGACCACGGCCAATGTCGTCTTCATCGTCGCCTTCAACCCGATGTTCGGGGCGCTTCTTTCGTGGATTTTCCTCAAGGAGAGACCGCAGGCCGCAACGCTGATCGCCATGTTCTTCATGATTCTCGGCGTCGGACTGATCGTGCGCGAAGGGCTATCCAGCGGGCATTTTTTCGGCGATGCCATGGCACTTCTCAGCGCGCTTATTCTTGCCGCAGCCATCACGATCGGGCGGGCTTCGCGCCGGGAAATGGGCTTCGTGCCGCTGCTTGCCGCCATCCTGCCGGCCGCGCTCGGTCTCGCGCAAGCTCTGCCGTCAGGGCTTTCCATCGCCCATCCGGGCTGGATCCTCTTGAATGGCGCCATCGTGATGCCTGTCGCCTTCTGGTGCCTTGCCACCGGGCCGCGCTACCTCTCCGCCCCTGAAGTCGGCATGTTCTACCTGCTCGAAACCGTGCTCGCCCCGATCTGGGTCTGGCTGATCTTTTCGGAAACGCCGGCGACGATGACACTCATCGGCGGCGGAATCCTGATGGCGGCGATCGCCGGGCATTGTTTCTGGATGGCGCGGGGAAGCAGCAGGCCGTTGGCGGAATAG
- the parC gene encoding DNA topoisomerase IV subunit A: MGQEILPPSGGDDDNIQPVDLKAALEQRYLAYALSTIMHRALPDVRDGLKPVHRRIVYAMNEMGLRPTSAFRKCAKIVGEVMGNYHPHGDQSIYDALARLAQDFSQRYTLVNGQGNFGNIDGDSPAAMRYTESKMTAVSELLLEGIDQDAVDFRDTYDESNSEPTVLPGAFPNLLANGSSGIAVGMATSIPSHNAHELCDAALHLIKHPDATVEKLVEFIPGPDFPTGGIIIDSRDSIIESYRTGRGGFRVRAKWQTEDLGRGGYQIVITEIPFQVQKSRLIEKIAELLIARKLPLLEDIRDESAEDIRVVLVPKTRSVDPTILMESMFKLTELESRFPLNMNVLSMGRIPRVMALNDVLKEWLDHRREVLQRRSRFRLAAIERRLEILGGLLIAYLNIDEVIRIIREEDEPKPVMVARWDLTDNQVEAILNMRLRSLRKLEEFEIRKEFDELTKEKGEIEALLASDDKQWQTVAWEIGEVKKKFAKATEVGRRRTQFADAPEADEQAIQQAMIEKEPITVVISEKGWIRALKGHIADTATLTFKEGDGLKIAFPAQTTDKILIVTTGGKAFTLGGDKLPGGRGHGEPLRIMVDMDNDQAVLTAFVHDPSRKQLIVSTAGNGFVVAEAELLANTRKGKQIMNVALPEETQLLVPVGGDHVAVVGENRKLLVFPLAQVPEMSRGKGVRLQRYKDGGISDVRCFAISDGLVWEDSAGRTFTKNKDELAEWLSDRATAGRTVPKGFPRSGKFAG; encoded by the coding sequence ATGGGACAAGAGATTTTGCCGCCTTCCGGCGGAGACGACGACAACATCCAGCCGGTCGACCTCAAGGCGGCGCTCGAACAGCGCTATCTCGCCTATGCGCTGTCGACCATCATGCACCGCGCTCTGCCAGACGTGCGCGACGGGCTGAAGCCCGTCCATCGCCGCATCGTCTACGCGATGAACGAGATGGGGCTGAGGCCGACATCGGCCTTCAGGAAATGCGCAAAGATCGTCGGCGAGGTGATGGGTAATTACCATCCGCACGGCGATCAGTCGATCTATGACGCGCTTGCCCGTCTCGCCCAGGATTTCTCGCAGCGCTACACGCTGGTCAACGGCCAGGGCAATTTCGGCAATATCGACGGCGACAGCCCCGCCGCCATGCGTTACACCGAATCGAAGATGACGGCAGTCTCCGAACTGCTGCTCGAAGGCATTGATCAGGATGCCGTCGATTTCCGCGACACCTACGACGAATCGAATTCCGAGCCGACCGTCCTTCCCGGCGCCTTCCCGAACCTGCTCGCCAACGGCTCTTCCGGAATTGCCGTCGGCATGGCGACCTCGATCCCGTCGCACAATGCCCACGAGCTTTGCGACGCGGCGCTGCATCTGATCAAACATCCGGATGCGACGGTCGAAAAGCTCGTCGAGTTCATTCCCGGCCCGGATTTCCCCACGGGCGGCATCATCATCGACAGCCGCGACAGCATCATCGAGAGCTACCGCACCGGCCGCGGCGGTTTCCGCGTGCGGGCGAAATGGCAGACCGAGGATCTCGGCCGCGGCGGCTACCAGATTGTCATCACCGAAATTCCCTTCCAGGTGCAGAAGTCGCGGCTGATCGAAAAGATCGCCGAGTTGCTGATTGCCCGCAAGCTGCCGCTCCTGGAAGACATCCGCGACGAATCGGCCGAGGACATCCGTGTCGTCCTGGTGCCGAAGACCCGCAGCGTCGATCCGACGATCCTGATGGAATCGATGTTCAAGCTGACGGAGCTGGAAAGCCGCTTCCCGCTCAACATGAACGTGCTCTCCATGGGCCGCATCCCGCGGGTCATGGCGCTGAACGATGTGCTGAAGGAGTGGCTGGATCACCGCCGCGAGGTGCTGCAGCGCCGCTCGCGCTTCCGTCTGGCGGCGATCGAAAGGCGCCTCGAAATCCTCGGCGGCCTGCTGATCGCTTATCTCAACATCGACGAGGTGATCAGGATCATCCGCGAGGAGGATGAGCCGAAGCCGGTCATGGTGGCGCGGTGGGATCTCACCGACAATCAGGTCGAGGCGATTCTCAACATGCGGCTGCGCTCTCTGCGCAAGCTCGAAGAGTTCGAGATCCGCAAGGAGTTCGACGAACTCACCAAGGAAAAGGGCGAGATCGAAGCGCTGCTTGCCTCCGACGACAAGCAGTGGCAGACGGTCGCCTGGGAAATCGGCGAGGTGAAGAAGAAATTTGCCAAGGCGACCGAGGTCGGCCGCCGCCGCACCCAGTTTGCCGACGCACCAGAAGCCGATGAGCAAGCCATCCAGCAGGCGATGATCGAGAAGGAACCGATCACCGTCGTCATATCCGAAAAGGGCTGGATCCGCGCGCTGAAGGGCCATATCGCCGATACGGCGACGCTGACCTTCAAGGAGGGCGACGGCCTGAAGATAGCCTTCCCGGCGCAGACGACGGACAAGATCCTGATCGTCACGACAGGCGGCAAGGCCTTCACGCTTGGTGGCGACAAGCTGCCGGGCGGTCGCGGCCACGGCGAGCCGCTGCGCATCATGGTCGACATGGACAACGACCAGGCGGTGCTGACCGCTTTCGTGCACGATCCCTCGCGCAAGCAGCTGATCGTCTCCACAGCCGGCAACGGCTTCGTCGTTGCCGAGGCCGAGCTGCTCGCCAATACGCGCAAGGGCAAGCAGATCATGAACGTGGCGCTGCCCGAGGAGACGCAGCTGCTCGTGCCCGTCGGCGGCGATCATGTCGCCGTCGTCGGCGAAAACCGCAAGCTGCTGGTCTTCCCCTTGGCGCAGGTGCCGGAAATGTCGCGCGGCAAGGGCGTGCGTCTGCAGCGCTACAAGGATGGCGGCATCTCAGACGTCCGCTGCTTCGCGATATCGGACGGCCTCGTCTGGGAAGACAGCGCCGGCCGCACCTTCACGAAGAACAAGGACGAGCTTGCCGAATGGCTGTCCGACCGCGCCACCGCCGGCCGCACCGTGCCGAAGGGCTTTCCGCGCAGCGGCAAGTTCGCCGGCTAA
- a CDS encoding TetR/AcrR family transcriptional regulator, protein MIVVKNSPEMKNPSARRRGRPPAFDRETVLAAARETFWAHGYEGASIADLTTAMGITPQSLYAAFHSKADLYRAALEQYRALGAGTFSALGEPIDTVSAFERILRGSAAIFSAPEHPKGCMISTAALNCASENDTIADHVAALRRRSLDTFAARIERGIREGDMSAETNPRALARFLGAIVQGMSVQARDGASLEELLEIATLAIAELARHRV, encoded by the coding sequence GTGATCGTTGTGAAAAATAGTCCAGAGATGAAAAATCCTTCCGCGCGCCGCCGCGGCCGCCCGCCAGCCTTCGATCGCGAGACGGTTCTCGCGGCCGCCCGCGAGACCTTCTGGGCGCATGGATACGAAGGCGCCTCGATCGCCGATCTCACGACCGCCATGGGCATCACGCCTCAAAGCCTCTATGCCGCCTTTCACTCGAAGGCCGATCTCTACCGCGCGGCGCTGGAGCAATATAGAGCGCTGGGCGCCGGAACCTTTTCCGCGCTCGGCGAGCCGATCGACACCGTCTCTGCCTTCGAACGGATATTGCGGGGCTCGGCGGCGATATTTTCGGCGCCGGAACATCCGAAAGGCTGCATGATTTCGACGGCTGCATTGAATTGCGCCAGCGAGAACGACACGATCGCCGACCATGTCGCGGCGCTGCGTCGTCGGTCGCTGGATACTTTTGCGGCAAGGATCGAGCGCGGCATCCGCGAGGGCGACATGAGCGCGGAAACGAATCCGCGTGCGTTGGCGCGATTCCTCGGCGCGATCGTTCAGGGCATGTCCGTGCAGGCAAGGGACGGCGCATCGCTTGAGGAATTGCTTGAGATCGCGACCCTCGCCATCGCAGAACTCGCCCGCCACCGCGTTTGA
- a CDS encoding RDD family protein: MSYNPNPLYAAPEDWRAYSGVLSRRVFAFILDYLIVLLLCIPAGIVLFFLSIVTLGLGFLLYPALFVIVAGIYFGLTVGGRSQASLGMRAMGIAIVRVDGRPMDFLTAIVHLALFWILNSVLTPLILLAGLFTERSRLIHDLLVGTATVRTA; this comes from the coding sequence ATGAGCTACAACCCCAATCCGCTTTATGCCGCACCGGAGGACTGGCGCGCCTATAGCGGCGTGTTGAGCCGCCGTGTCTTCGCCTTCATCCTCGACTATCTTATCGTGCTGCTGCTCTGCATCCCCGCCGGGATCGTGCTGTTCTTTCTGTCGATCGTCACGCTCGGGCTCGGCTTCCTGCTCTACCCTGCCCTCTTCGTCATCGTCGCCGGCATCTATTTCGGCCTGACCGTCGGCGGGCGGAGCCAGGCCTCGCTCGGCATGCGCGCGATGGGCATCGCCATCGTGCGCGTCGACGGCCGGCCGATGGACTTCCTGACGGCGATCGTGCATCTGGCGCTGTTCTGGATCCTCAACTCGGTGCTGACGCCGCTCATTCTGCTTGCCGGCCTGTTCACCGAGCGCAGCCGTCTCATCCATGACCTGCTGGTCGGGACGGCGACGGTTCGCACCGCCTGA
- the hemB gene encoding porphobilinogen synthase: protein MQDRTHLVDDITGHRRMRRNRKADWTRRLVQENRLTVDDLIWPIFIVPGSGIVDQIPAMPGVNRMSIDKAVEAAREAASLGIPALATFPNIEMELRDETGSNSLEANNLINQATAAIKKAVPNIGVITDVALDPFTSHGHDGILRHGEIVNDETVDQVARAAVMQADAGADIIAPSEMMDGRIGAIRMALDAAGHQGVGIMSYATKFASAFYGPYREAISTGGLLKGDKKTYYIDPANGTEAIRDAALDVEEGADMLMVKPGLPYLDICWRMKEAFGLPTFAYQVSGEYSQIKAAAMNGWIDGERAMLETLLSFKRAGCDGILTYFAIEVAKILAKR from the coding sequence ATGCAGGATAGGACGCATCTCGTCGACGACATCACCGGCCATCGCCGCATGCGGCGCAACCGCAAGGCAGACTGGACGCGCCGGCTGGTGCAGGAAAACCGGCTGACGGTCGACGACCTGATCTGGCCGATCTTCATCGTGCCGGGTTCCGGCATCGTCGATCAGATCCCGGCCATGCCGGGCGTCAACCGCATGAGCATCGACAAGGCCGTCGAAGCGGCGCGCGAAGCGGCCAGCCTCGGCATTCCGGCGCTCGCCACCTTTCCGAATATCGAAATGGAACTGCGCGACGAGACCGGCTCGAACAGCCTCGAAGCCAACAATCTGATCAATCAGGCGACGGCGGCGATCAAGAAGGCGGTGCCCAATATCGGTGTTATCACCGACGTCGCGCTCGATCCCTTCACCAGCCATGGCCATGACGGAATCTTGAGACACGGAGAGATCGTCAACGACGAGACGGTCGATCAGGTGGCGCGGGCCGCGGTGATGCAGGCGGATGCCGGCGCCGACATCATCGCACCGTCGGAGATGATGGACGGACGCATCGGCGCAATCCGCATGGCGCTCGATGCCGCCGGCCACCAGGGCGTCGGCATCATGAGCTATGCGACGAAATTCGCCTCCGCCTTCTACGGCCCCTATCGCGAGGCGATCTCGACGGGCGGGCTGCTGAAGGGCGACAAGAAGACCTATTATATCGACCCGGCCAACGGCACCGAGGCGATCCGCGACGCGGCCCTCGACGTCGAGGAAGGCGCTGATATGCTGATGGTCAAGCCCGGCCTGCCCTATCTCGACATCTGCTGGCGGATGAAGGAGGCATTCGGCCTGCCGACCTTCGCCTACCAGGTTTCCGGCGAATATTCGCAGATCAAGGCGGCGGCGATGAACGGCTGGATCGACGGCGAACGGGCGATGCTCGAAACGCTGCTGTCGTTCAAGCGGGCGGGATGCGACGGCATCCTCACCTATTTCGCGATCGAGGTGGCGAAAATCCTCGCCAAGCGGTGA
- a CDS encoding SRPBCC family protein: protein MPASTIKLHVCHTYRVPPAVVYDAWLNPEIARRFLFATDDGHVIRADIDPHVGGRFFIVDRRPTGDAFHQGVFLELKRPQRMVFSFSVEDHDHNCDRVEIDIEPLGGGSRLTLTHEMCAEWAEHEEKTRQGWAYVVEGLGRELEQQQMKATG from the coding sequence ATGCCCGCCAGCACCATCAAATTGCATGTTTGCCACACCTATAGAGTGCCGCCTGCTGTCGTGTACGACGCCTGGCTCAACCCCGAAATCGCCCGCCGCTTCCTGTTTGCCACCGATGACGGTCACGTCATTCGCGCCGATATCGATCCGCATGTCGGCGGCCGTTTTTTCATCGTCGACCGCCGCCCGACCGGCGACGCCTTTCACCAGGGGGTCTTCCTGGAGCTGAAGCGCCCGCAGCGCATGGTCTTCAGCTTTTCCGTCGAGGACCACGACCACAATTGCGACCGCGTCGAAATCGACATCGAGCCGCTCGGCGGCGGCAGCCGACTGACGCTGACCCACGAAATGTGCGCCGAATGGGCCGAACATGAGGAGAAGACCCGGCAAGGTTGGGCGTACGTGGTCGAAGGGCTTGGCCGTGAGCTGGAGCAGCAGCAGATGAAGGCTACGGGTTGA